The Musa acuminata AAA Group cultivar baxijiao chromosome BXJ1-8, Cavendish_Baxijiao_AAA, whole genome shotgun sequence genomic sequence TTAGATAGTGGACAGTGTTgccaatgaattttttttttttttacttagcaTTTTAGTGTGGCTCGTTAAAGATTCACTTTGGATTCGATTTAGTATTGGatcatgatctaatatatatAGACTCGTAGAAATTTATTGTTGGATTCACTTTGGAACCTCATCTACTCGTAGAAATTGTATTGTAGCAACAAAACTCTTCTACTAGGCCTCGATTAACTCAAATCCAACTCTTTTTGTATCATCCATATTTGCTTATATATATTGTCCCTGAACAGGATTCTTGAATAATAATCCACATCAGGCTACAATACATGTTGACATCAACTTAAGTCTTGAACTACTATTGTTATatatatgaatgaatgaatggaTGAATGAATGGTTTTATTCTTTACATTTGTTTGATATATATGATGGTGGTAGACTATCTACATAAGTCACCAACATGAGGAGGAGCAATTTTGTTGAAACACCAAACCTCGACCTCTTATTATTATCTATCTATATTCTATAAAGTTCAAAATTACAACAACTAGTGAAAAATACATGTCCCAAATATCTTCTCTGCTCTCATATGATTTATTGTGTTGGCAAATCTATCCAGTCATACAACACCAGATCTAAACTCATACAACAACACTGGAAAACAGCTGAGGTTATCAAACTACCCCAACGTTGTgctagtgagagagagagagagagatcatatgAAGCATATTTCCGCATATCAATTAAGATGGGACGATTCACAAACACAAGACAATCAACTAATTGCACATGGTCAATATTATTGGTGACAAGACAATCAACAAACTTGACAAAGCAAAACAAATTGTCTAGCCCAaaaagaccaaattatagaagtcAAGTGCTCCCAAGGAACATCGTTGAGCAACGGTGCGAGTTCCAACTCACGTTGTGATCAAGCCCGCTTTCCGCTGTTTGGATTTGACTTGGTGCATAGAACTTTCCTTCCCTTTGCACGCCTTCGCCTAATAACTGCTCTTCCACTAGGGGTTCTCATTCGTCTACGGAAGCCATGCGTCCGAGCAAGTGACTTTCGAGATCTCGACCTTTTCGTCGTGCAAAGTGCAGCCTTTCCAGCTCTCACTTGTAGACCACGGTACCTCTCTTTCACAACTCTACTGGATCCCAAATCAACACACAGAGACAATCCTGAGGATCCAACTTGTAACATGTTATGATAATGCTTAGCCAAATGGATCGGAACTCAAATGAAATGACCTAGGATTAATACACATTAGAAACTTCTAGGTCATTGCAAGGATTCAAACATATCTTAAACCAACGtgacataaactcatcaattcaaATACAAAAGGATCTAATTAATATGTCAGAAACTTCCAGGTCGACAAATCTTTTTTACTATAGTGTAGGAGCAAGCAAATTTCTGCTCTGAAAACAAAACGTAAAAAAAATCaattgtatatttatttatttatttatttcaaaatGCCCTTACCAAATAAACCATACAAAATTCCTCTAGATGAAATATCCCACTTCACCAATGAAAGTTTTGATACAAGTTTATGTTGATCAAAAACCATGTTCGTGTCAAACTAAAATATACAACACAGATCAATGTCCTGTTTAGAAAAAGTATACACCTGACATCTACCAGTTTGTGTTTTGACTTACCTTTATCAACAACTACATCGCATCCAATTGAGAGAagacaaaatgaaagaaaaataaccAAAAGCTCCTGAATTTTCCTGCTAAGATGGTTAATACAAGGTTGAACCCATAGGAATATGGCTGTATCAAGTATTGTCATAGTAGTAAGCACCAAAGTTTCAGAATACGGCGATGTAGTAGATGGTAGCTTATAGCGAAGATCCATGGCAGTGGTCACAGAAGATCTTTTTGGCACATTGTGAGAAAACGGAAAACCTTGAAAGAAAACTCGAGTTGAATATAAAAAGTAATACCACATGCAAAAATAATTGTCTGATAGTTGTTTCATATAGGGGAGAGCAAAGGATTGAGCTAATATCAAATTGGGCTCAAATTTGGTAAGCACAAGCCAACTTGATATTCTTTTGATGTACCATATTTCAACTCAATCGAACTTTGTTTCGTTGGTGCAAGAATGAATATAAGTTGAAACCTAGAAATTGAAACCAAGATGTTTAACTTACTCTAATAGCAAATCAATAAGAAACTCTAGCTCTGATGCCAAATTGATGGGATTTTTCTGCTCTCATCGAGGGCCTTCTTTACTGAGGAAAAAATATATCTTGTAAGATAGATATTAGGgagaaaaaaagaagcaaagagagagagagaagagataaAGAAAGAGGAGAGACAAGAAGAGGGACAGCAAGAGGAAATTAAAAGACACTTTTCATATTTTTCCAATCTAATCTAAACTCCAAGGTTTACAAGATCCTTAAGCTATGGATTCTTAACTTCCCCTCTTTATACTTAAACAAACTAAGATTCATCATGAGCTCACAATCATAAAAGTCAACGATGCAAATTTCATCCCGTATCCCTGTAAAAAACCTTTGTTGTAAGAGACTATAGCTTTTAGAATACAACTATGACTAGGAAACCAACTCATCTAATGTATAACACAACCCTACTGGAATTTTTGGACAGTAATTTAACACAAGTTAGGATTCAAAAGGTCTTTTAACTTTGTCTATTAGTATAAGGATGAGTTGTGGTTGAAGCAGGACTAAGACTACTAAGCCAAGTGTGACTAGATCATCCCTCAAAACTCAGTCTGGACCTGattggagtcttgagtagaaaatGATGCATCTAGGACTGAGCAATTAATCTGCTAATCATCAGATCAAAGAAGTATATCAAATCATCAAAGCAAATCCATTTCTTTGGTAAAGCGACGCCTCCTGGCTCTTTAAGATGATCCAACCATGGTGGTTTGAGACAAGAAGAAATGCTATACATCTCTAGATTAGTCTGATCTCAGTTAAACAAACTTTGCATCATAAAACTTATCCAATTTAATTGACATAAACAAgtaaataacataaaaaaactCAATCCATATCTGACTTGAATCTACAATTAGTCGTGTTTTTTTACATCACAACTTTGAACTTGCAAATGATGAATGTCATTAGATCGTTCAAATCCTAACAACTAACACCATTATTGTCAAACTTAATAGTGgccaattttaaattaaaaaaagtgCATGTATTTGATTAATTTCATCTTGTTTCACCTATATCAAGTAAATTTATCAGTTAAACTCA encodes the following:
- the LOC135587644 gene encoding large ribosomal subunit protein bL34c-like codes for the protein MAMLLAALSAGPPTASLSFLAGRSGLGRSSVTLSKAPTTPSSSLLHTSFRSSPFGSLSSPSSFFGLSLCVDLGSSRVVKERYRGLQVRAGKAALCTTKRSRSRKSLARTHGFRRRMRTPSGRAVIRRRRAKGRKVLCTKSNPNSGKRA